The Myxococcaceae bacterium JPH2 genome window below encodes:
- a CDS encoding PhoH family protein, translating to MRNPATLEVPAARPASSPTSAKVDVRDNETALALCGNQNENLKLMERRLGVRVGQRGTEMLLSGPADAVAFAVRLLENLEGMIRAGRPVYREDVEQGIKVLGRGAENLQDVMLGSVLKSSGNRQISPKSIAQKRYVDAIRSHDIVFGIGPAGTGKTYLAMAMAVAFLQERKVKRIVLARPAVEAGEKLGFLPGDLAEKVNPYLRPLYDALHDMMAVDRASQLVEQGVVEVAPLAFMRGRTLNDAFVILDEAQNTTVEQMKMFLTRLGYNSKAVITGDVTQVDLPTGKMSGLNHARSVLRGIEGIHFAEFSDLDVVRHPLVQEVIRAYEKAEVAQKESAAAALATAESAPPAPVAPPDSAA from the coding sequence TTGCGAAACCCCGCCACGTTGGAAGTGCCCGCCGCCCGTCCTGCCTCTTCTCCCACCTCCGCCAAGGTCGACGTCCGTGACAACGAGACGGCCCTGGCGCTGTGCGGCAACCAGAACGAGAACCTGAAGTTGATGGAGCGGCGCCTCGGTGTCCGGGTGGGACAGCGTGGCACGGAGATGCTCCTGTCGGGCCCCGCGGACGCGGTGGCCTTCGCGGTGCGCCTGCTCGAGAACCTGGAAGGGATGATCCGCGCCGGTCGCCCCGTGTATCGCGAGGATGTGGAGCAGGGCATCAAGGTGCTCGGCCGCGGCGCCGAGAACCTCCAGGACGTGATGCTCGGCTCGGTCCTCAAGAGCTCCGGCAACCGGCAGATCTCCCCCAAGAGCATCGCGCAGAAGCGCTACGTGGACGCCATCCGCTCCCACGACATCGTGTTCGGCATCGGGCCCGCAGGCACGGGCAAGACGTACCTGGCGATGGCGATGGCGGTGGCGTTCCTGCAGGAGCGCAAGGTGAAGCGCATCGTCCTCGCGCGCCCCGCCGTGGAGGCGGGTGAAAAGCTCGGCTTCCTGCCGGGCGACCTCGCGGAGAAGGTGAACCCCTACCTGCGCCCGCTGTACGACGCGCTCCACGACATGATGGCGGTGGATCGCGCCTCGCAGCTGGTGGAGCAGGGCGTGGTGGAGGTGGCTCCGCTGGCGTTCATGCGCGGCCGTACCCTCAACGACGCCTTCGTCATCCTCGACGAGGCGCAGAACACCACCGTCGAGCAGATGAAGATGTTCCTCACCCGCCTGGGCTACAACAGCAAGGCGGTCATCACGGGCGACGTCACCCAGGTGGACCTGCCCACCGGGAAGATGTCCGGGTTGAACCACGCCCGCTCCGTGCTGCGAGGCATCGAGGGCATCCACTTCGCCGAGTTCTCGGACCTGGATGTCGTGCGCCACCCGCTCGTCCAGGAGGTCATCCGCGCCTACGAGAAGGCGGAGGTGGCCCAGAAGGAGTCCGCCGCCGCCGCGCTCGCGACGGCTGAAAGCGCGCCGCCCGCGCCAGTCGCGCCCCCGGACTCGGCGGCCTGA
- a CDS encoding HDIG domain-containing protein, protein MAEPESSPPGPSPLDALAKRLGWGGGEWGRRAIQFVLLFAVAVGAGFVISPGLYSQQIPALTEEHVGKPFRASSPAGFKAARDYDIVHQAMTEKRRVEARGAVRPVYDLNPAVVGNVRTSVRTAFATMRERLEEQRQTQADEHGAEEGRRPKRTPAPTPEALERQRREREDMLGQFQELLFGQRDAGLEAEDFQALLAAGFSEESEAATLLLVDRAYRSERGPVHVAGSREELAREAPQGLTVRDLRHKNEETLSGAAPQVSDVREAHQELDRFASVPGNVLADAPGAQRRAVLRLSKRLVRPNLTINIAESDLRRRLAVEAVKDAVISIKKGQRVIGDGELVNETHLVMLRGMRAQTDRLDLLQLQVGGTGLVALLIVATHAFCQAAFRRFRPTRKDSVLLGLLLVGLLGLVQVWVSIADAVQDRYTALPIEAFYYAFPVAAGAMLVRFILTQELALFFAIVFASLAGVLLGNSLSFGIYTLVGSLVAADRIVKAKDRVGIFRAGLVTGGANLVAVLVLFLVEGKGLAADTLVTALCAFVGTSLAVPVMVMALTPLIEATFGYASDIKLLELANLNHPALKELIVQAPGTYHHSIIIGTLVENAAETIGANPLLARSCAYYHDIGKGRNPLYFGENQKGENRHDTLAPAMSAVIIKRHVTEGLEMARQYRLPKLVADAIPQHHGTRTVGYFFHKAMKEQEGKEGAPPIDESIYRYPGPKPQFREAALVMIADAVEASTRSLPDPTTAKLQAQVQKIINIIFSEGQLDECDLTLKDLNLIAQSFLHTLEGIYHARPVYPAGAVGVGRLPQLMVAQGGAAKPEAKDAKARSAGGT, encoded by the coding sequence ATGGCCGAACCAGAATCATCACCCCCCGGGCCCAGCCCATTGGACGCGCTCGCCAAGCGTCTGGGTTGGGGAGGGGGGGAGTGGGGGCGCCGAGCCATCCAGTTCGTCCTGCTGTTCGCCGTCGCGGTGGGAGCGGGCTTCGTCATCTCGCCGGGCCTCTACAGCCAGCAGATTCCCGCGCTCACCGAGGAGCATGTCGGGAAGCCGTTCCGTGCCAGCTCGCCTGCTGGGTTCAAGGCCGCGCGCGACTACGACATCGTCCACCAGGCGATGACGGAGAAGCGCCGCGTGGAGGCGCGGGGCGCCGTGCGGCCCGTGTACGACCTCAACCCCGCGGTGGTCGGCAATGTGCGCACCTCGGTGCGGACCGCGTTCGCCACCATGCGCGAGCGGCTGGAGGAGCAGCGGCAGACCCAAGCGGACGAGCATGGCGCGGAGGAAGGCCGCCGCCCGAAACGCACCCCGGCCCCCACGCCCGAGGCCCTGGAGCGCCAGCGCCGCGAGCGCGAGGACATGCTGGGCCAGTTCCAGGAACTCCTCTTTGGCCAGCGCGACGCGGGCCTGGAGGCCGAGGACTTCCAAGCGCTGCTCGCCGCGGGCTTCTCCGAGGAGTCCGAGGCCGCCACGCTCCTGCTGGTGGACCGTGCGTACCGCTCCGAGCGAGGCCCGGTGCACGTGGCTGGCTCCCGAGAGGAGCTGGCGCGCGAGGCCCCGCAGGGCCTCACCGTGAGGGACCTGCGCCACAAGAACGAGGAGACGCTGTCGGGCGCCGCGCCCCAGGTCTCGGATGTTCGCGAGGCGCACCAGGAGCTGGACCGCTTCGCCTCCGTGCCGGGCAACGTCCTGGCCGATGCCCCGGGCGCTCAGCGCCGCGCGGTGTTGCGGTTGTCCAAGCGGCTGGTGCGGCCCAACCTCACCATCAACATCGCGGAGTCGGACCTTCGCCGGAGGCTCGCGGTGGAGGCCGTGAAGGACGCGGTCATCTCCATCAAGAAGGGCCAGCGCGTCATCGGTGACGGCGAGCTCGTCAACGAGACCCACCTCGTCATGCTCCGCGGCATGCGCGCGCAGACGGACCGGTTGGATCTGCTCCAGCTCCAGGTGGGCGGCACGGGGCTCGTCGCGCTGCTCATCGTGGCCACGCACGCCTTCTGTCAGGCGGCCTTCCGGCGCTTCCGGCCCACGCGCAAGGACAGCGTGCTGCTGGGGCTCTTGCTGGTGGGGCTCTTGGGCCTCGTCCAGGTCTGGGTGTCCATCGCGGACGCGGTGCAGGACCGCTACACCGCGCTGCCCATTGAAGCCTTCTATTACGCGTTCCCGGTCGCCGCCGGCGCCATGTTGGTGCGCTTCATCCTCACGCAGGAGCTGGCGCTCTTCTTCGCGATCGTCTTCGCGTCCCTGGCGGGCGTGCTGTTGGGCAACTCGCTGTCGTTCGGCATCTACACGCTGGTGGGCTCGCTGGTCGCCGCCGACCGCATCGTGAAGGCCAAGGACCGCGTGGGCATCTTCCGCGCGGGACTCGTCACGGGTGGGGCCAACCTCGTCGCGGTCCTCGTGCTCTTCCTGGTGGAGGGCAAGGGGCTGGCGGCGGACACGCTCGTCACCGCGCTGTGCGCCTTCGTGGGCACGTCGCTCGCGGTGCCCGTGATGGTGATGGCGCTGACGCCGCTCATCGAGGCCACGTTCGGCTACGCGTCGGACATCAAGCTGCTGGAGCTGGCGAACCTCAACCACCCGGCGCTCAAGGAACTCATCGTCCAGGCGCCCGGCACCTACCACCACTCCATCATCATCGGGACGCTGGTGGAGAACGCGGCCGAGACGATTGGCGCCAACCCGCTCCTGGCCCGCTCGTGCGCGTACTACCACGACATCGGAAAGGGTCGGAACCCGCTCTACTTCGGTGAGAACCAGAAGGGCGAGAACCGGCACGACACGCTCGCGCCCGCGATGAGCGCGGTCATCATCAAGCGCCACGTGACGGAAGGCCTGGAGATGGCGCGCCAGTACCGCTTGCCCAAGCTGGTGGCGGACGCGATCCCGCAGCACCACGGCACGCGGACGGTGGGCTACTTCTTCCACAAGGCGATGAAGGAGCAGGAGGGCAAGGAGGGCGCGCCCCCCATCGACGAGAGCATCTATCGCTATCCCGGGCCCAAGCCGCAGTTCCGCGAGGCGGCCCTGGTGATGATCGCCGATGCGGTGGAGGCCTCGACGCGCTCGCTGCCGGACCCCACCACGGCCAAGCTCCAGGCCCAGGTGCAGAAGATCATCAACATCATCTTCTCGGAGGGTCAGCTCGACGAGTGTGACCTGACCTTGAAGGACCTCAACCTCATCGCCCAGTCCTTCCTGCACACGCTCGAAGGCATCTACCATGCGCGCCCGGTGTATCCGGCGGGCGCGGTGGGAGTTGGCCGGCTGCCGCAGCTCATGGTGGCCCAGGGTGGTGCTGCGAAGCCCGAGGCCAAGGACGCCAAGGCCCGGTCGGCGGGGGGAACATGA
- a CDS encoding DUF4388 domain-containing protein: protein MSLKGTLKDFGIGDILQLIGQQQKTGTLEFRIKDQEVRVGFRDGHIIKAESITRKKKDLIGAMLVRAEIITETQLEAALEAQRRTLKRLGDVLVASHALTAERFQQMMQLQATETLYRLFTWKTGTYEFIQEPVEPDADAISPLRAETVLMEGFRMVDEWPVIRRKINRDDMSFERLKALPQARPGEEGGELGVIGPAERRVYEEIAAGRDLRKLVDLCCVGEFETCKALYNLVNGEYVRPIYPEGRVPVPGEERLAARAAGAVARVVATMAVLAGVAVVGARVEWPGAADTAASGFADPAAQRQISQSQRVRIAAALEVFQLEHGELPERLDALVGAGLLTQEELRYPWREEYYYRRLPARRFVLLPPLR from the coding sequence ATGTCCCTGAAAGGCACGCTCAAGGACTTCGGCATCGGTGACATCCTCCAGCTCATCGGTCAGCAGCAGAAGACCGGGACGCTGGAGTTCCGCATCAAGGACCAGGAGGTGCGCGTCGGCTTCCGGGACGGCCACATCATCAAGGCCGAGAGCATCACCCGGAAGAAGAAGGACCTCATCGGCGCCATGCTGGTGCGCGCGGAGATCATCACCGAGACGCAGCTGGAGGCGGCGCTGGAGGCCCAGCGGCGGACGCTCAAGCGGCTGGGAGACGTGCTCGTCGCCAGCCACGCGCTCACCGCCGAGCGCTTCCAGCAGATGATGCAGCTTCAGGCCACGGAGACGCTCTACCGCCTCTTCACGTGGAAGACGGGCACCTACGAGTTCATCCAGGAGCCCGTGGAGCCGGACGCGGATGCCATCAGCCCGCTGCGCGCGGAGACGGTGCTGATGGAGGGCTTCCGGATGGTGGACGAGTGGCCCGTCATCCGGCGGAAGATCAACCGCGACGACATGTCGTTCGAGCGGCTCAAGGCCCTCCCCCAGGCGCGCCCAGGGGAAGAGGGCGGCGAGCTGGGCGTCATCGGGCCCGCCGAGCGGCGCGTGTACGAGGAGATCGCCGCGGGGCGCGACCTGCGCAAGCTCGTCGACCTGTGCTGCGTGGGTGAGTTCGAGACCTGCAAGGCGCTCTACAACCTGGTCAACGGCGAGTACGTGCGGCCCATCTACCCCGAGGGGCGGGTTCCCGTGCCGGGGGAGGAGCGGCTGGCTGCTCGGGCTGCGGGCGCGGTGGCTCGCGTGGTGGCCACGATGGCGGTGCTCGCGGGCGTGGCCGTGGTGGGGGCGCGGGTGGAGTGGCCGGGCGCAGCGGACACGGCCGCCTCGGGCTTCGCGGATCCGGCGGCGCAGCGTCAGATTTCTCAATCGCAGCGCGTGAGGATCGCCGCTGCGCTCGAGGTGTTCCAACTGGAGCACGGCGAACTACCAGAGCGGCTGGATGCTTTGGTGGGCGCCGGATTGTTGACCCAGGAGGAACTGCGCTACCCGTGGCGGGAAGAGTATTACTACCGACGGCTGCCCGCTCGGCGGTTCGTGCTTCTACCGCCCTTGCGCTAG